The nucleotide window GTCTCGAGATTGATGATCCCGGCATCGGGCGGATTTTCCGCGAGGATATCCCGGGCATATCCCCAGACAGTGGCGGGGTCGGTTGCCCGGGGAATCGGCCCGTTGAGATCCTCGGCCAGTTCCACGTACGTCCTGGCATCGCGGACATACGGTTCGTGAATGCCCGGCGCAGAGGGATGAGGCATGATCTGGTCGATCCCCCGGCCGGTCATGACGTCGCCGCACATGAAGATCGTTATTGCCGTTCGGGAGAAGGTCCTGTTCATGTTCCCACTCCACCGGGGTCTCTGGCCCTGAGAGAACAGCCGGCGACAGGTACAAAAAGACGGAGATACGGAGCGCGATCCCACTCACATTGTATCACCCCGTATCCCCGTGTCTCGATGGCATGACGCTTGAGGAGGTCAGTGGTGGCGCATGCCCCCCCTGGTTATCATCCTCACCATGCCGACGCTGCCTCTCAGTGCATGCTTGAGCCCGGCTACCGTCCGGCGTGTCATGGGGTCCCCCTTACCTGCACGAAACTGACTGGAAACGACCTGATCCCACGTGTGTCCGTTCGACCTGGTGACAGTGTTCATCCTTGCCTCCTTGTCATTGTGTGATACCGGCAACAGTTGCAGGCAGCTCTTCATCAGTATAACTCGGATGCGGCAATGCGCATCCCATCACCCGATTTTGTCCTATGCAGGGAGCAGTTCCGCCGGGCTCGGCCGGAATTTGACCGTTTCCGCTTCCGCAGTACAATTTGAATCATGGTTCAGACCTTCCAAAAAGGAGCGGATCATGGAGAAAAGTATGAGCAGAATCGCCGAATGCGATGTCACCGACTGCGCCTATAACAAGCACAATTCATGTCATACGCTGGCGATTACCGTAGGGGGGCCGGAAGAGTGTCCGCAGTGCGACACCTATGTCGTCAGCGCGCACAGCGGCGGTATTCCGGATATGCATGGGGGGGTAGGAGCCTGCAAGGTCGCTTCCTGCAAGCATAACGAACTGCTGGAGTGCAATGCCTTCACGGTCAAGATCGGCTGGCACCAGAATCATCCGGACTGCAGAACCTTCGAACACAAGTGACGGTGCAGGCCCGGTTCACGGTCCGAGTGCGGCCCTTGTTCCGCATGCCAGACCATCCGGTGAAGCCGGGCTTCAGAGCTGTTCCGACTCGGCAGCGGTGTAGGCCGGTAGCACCTGTTCGGGCGTTTCGTCCGGCTCATGATGGGTGCGCATGAACTGGGCCGCTGCCAGCGACACGACTCCCAGCGCCGCACCGGCCAGGAAGGGAATGCGGTAGTTGATCATCCACAGGTAGCCCCCCAGGGCGGGCAGGAACACCGCTGCGATATGGTTGATGGTGAACCCCACCGCCATGGAGGAGGCGATGTCCTGTGGTTCGCCGATCTTCTGGAAATAGGTGCGGATGGCCACTGCAAAATTGAAGAGGATGTTGTCCAGAATGTACATGGCAGCGGCAACGAACCGGGAATCAGTGTAGGCGTAGGTCAGGAATATCACGATCACACCGGCGTATTCGATCGATGAGATGCGGCGCTCGCCAAAGGAGACGATGGCCTTGCCGATCAACGGATTCAGCACCCAGGCCACGGCATTGTTGATGATGAACAGCAGGGTCATCTCACGCACCGAAAAGTGGAACATCTTGACCAGCAGGAAGATCGAGAAGACCATGAAGATCTGCCGCCGGGCCCCGGACAGGAAGGTCAGTACATAGTAGAGCATGTATTTGCGTTTGAGGACCATCCGCTGCCGCTGGGGCGCCACATCGGGATGGGTCGGGTCCTGCAGCATACCCCACACCCCGGCCAGGAACACCAGCCCCCCCACCACCAGGAACGTCCCCCGGTACTCCAGGAACAATCCCAATATCCAGATCAGGATGCCGGACGCGATGCTGGAAGCGGCGGCCAGGCTGCGCAGGCGGCCCATGATGAGCGGTGAGATCCCCTGGGAGAAGTACTGCAGGGTCAGCGACTGGTTGGTGGTTTCGTAATAATGAAAGCCGAAGCTCATCACTAAAGTGGTGAAGGCCAGACCGGCAAAGGAGGGCAGCAGGCCGGTGATGCCGGTGCCGATTCCCAGCAGGGCGATGGAGAGCGCCGACAGGCGGTGTTCCTTGATGACCAGCATAACGAACACCGCCAGAAGCGCCAGAAAGCCCGGCACCTCGCGGATGGACTGGAGCAGCCCGACCCCGCTGCCGTCCAGCCCGATCACCTCGACCGCGTAGTTGTTGAACAGGATGGTGTATCCCTGCAGCCCGATCATGGAGGCGGCAGTCATCACAGCCAGAAAGCGGAGCATCGGTTTTTGTTCTGCAGTCAGCATGGAGGGCCCTTATGGTGAGAAGTATTCCGCTCCGTAAAGAGCGGGCTTCATCGGCATTAGCACAAATACTTCCTGCGCGTCAAGCTGCGTTGGCAGCATTACTACCAGCGCATTTCGCCCGGAAAGCGGCCAACCTTGAACCAAGCGACCCAGCCTCATCAAGGCATCATACGGCGCAATACCTGTCAGCACCCGAGTTACCGGAGATCGGAAAGGAGACACCACCATGACAACGGACAGAATTCTGAACGGCGTGAATGTCGATCAGTTCCAGCGTAACGATAGAGCAGGTCAGGCAGCAGCCGGAACTGGCAAAATTCATATTTCGCGCATCCAACAGCTGGATGGGCGGCACCCACAACAGAGCAACGGTTGAAGGCTTTTACGGCGCAGGTAAGGAAGACACGAGCCGGGCACCCACACATTTTGACATGGACGAACCCCCTATCCTGCTGGGCGAGAATCGCGGCCCCAACCCGGTGGAATATCTCCTCGTCGCATTGTCCGGTTGCCTCACTACAAGTCTTGTCGCTGTGGCCTCTGCCAAAGGCGTCAGGCTCGACAGGGTTTCATCCCGGTACCAGGGAACTCTGGATCTGCGCGGTTTTCTCAACATTGCCGATGACGTGAAGGTGGAATACGAAAAGATCACGATCCTGTTCAAAATCGAAGGGGATCTCTCCGAATCCGCGAAGGATGAACTGATTAAAGAGGCTCAAAAATTCTCTCCCGTTTTCAATAGCCTGGCGAAACCAGTGCAATTGGCGGTGCAGTTGGAAAGGCGCTGAGAGTCTGAAGAGGGACGGATTGCCCGGCTCGCCTGCCGCCTCTTTCACAGGAGCCGTCAGCAACGCCGATATCCTCTGTCGTCGCAGGCCTGAACAAGGTGGCAAAAAAACACAAAGGGACAAGGAGAAGGTTGTCAGTGAAAGGAGTGATTAAGTCGAGGCGAAAGCCTCTGTACAGCTCTGTATCATGAACGAAACAAGGGGTTACGGCAATGCCGTAACCCCTTGTTTTTATGGTCGGTGCGACTGGATTCGAACCAGCGACCACTAGACCCCCAGTCTAGTGCGCTACCAGGCTGCGCTACGCACCGAAACTATTGCTGCAGTTGATTTTTCAATGCCTGCAGATCAGTTTTGATTTCTCTCAACAGGCCGATGGGATCGGCGTGGCGAGGGGGTGGGGAAATTTCTTCCGCGAGCAGTTTCCCCCGCGGGGTGATTCTTTGTTTTACACCTGAGATAGTAAATTTTTCGGCATACAGCAGCCGTTTTACTTCCAGAATCAGGGCGACTTCTTTTTTAGTATACAGCCGTTGTCCGGTACTGCTCTTTTCAGGCTTCAGAAAATCGAATTCGCTTTCCCAGAAGCGAAGAACCGATGTTTTTACGTCCGCCAGCTGTGCAACTTCTCCGATCTTGAAATACAACTTATCGGGCAGTGCGATGTTCATATCTCTTCGGCTCAGGCAGCCTCGTCGGTGATGTCGGTGCCGTTGATGGCGTTTTTGAGGACCTGGCTCGGCTTGAACGTCAGGATGCGACGGGCAGCGATGGTGATGGTTTCACCGGTCTGGGGGTTGCGTCCCCTGCGGTCTGCCTTCTGTTTTACGACAAAGTTGCCAAAGCCGGCAATCTTGATTTTCTCGCCTGTTTCCAGTGTATTTTTAATGATACTGAAAACGGTTTCAACCATTTCGGCCGATTCTTTTTTCGAAAAACCGATTTTCTGGTGAATTCTCTCGACGATGTCTGCTTTGGTCATACCATCCTCAATCTGCAGCGTTTTCTTGGCAGTGAACGAAAAGGTGGATTATATAACACAGGGAGACTGGTTGTGCAACAGTTTTTATCTTATTGACAGGTTCAACTTGTTCAGCAGCGCGCTAACTACCTTGCCGTGCAGCGTTTCAATTTCGCTGTCGGTGAGCGTACGCTCGTAGGAACGGTAGCGGATGCGTACGGCAATGCTCTTGAAACCTTCCGGAATACCGGTCCCGCGGTACAGGTCGAAAATCTCCACCTGTTCGATCTCCTGGGCCTTGATCCCCTTGATGCAATCGATGATGGTCCGTGCCGCTACATCATCAGGAGCCAGCAGGGCGATATCGCGGCTAGTGTCCGGAAAGCGCGACGGA belongs to Geobacter sp. SVR and includes:
- a CDS encoding DUF1540 domain-containing protein, encoding MSRIAECDVTDCAYNKHNSCHTLAITVGGPEECPQCDTYVVSAHSGGIPDMHGGVGACKVASCKHNELLECNAFTVKIGWHQNHPDCRTFEHK
- a CDS encoding MFS transporter, whose amino-acid sequence is MLTAEQKPMLRFLAVMTAASMIGLQGYTILFNNYAVEVIGLDGSGVGLLQSIREVPGFLALLAVFVMLVIKEHRLSALSIALLGIGTGITGLLPSFAGLAFTTLVMSFGFHYYETTNQSLTLQYFSQGISPLIMGRLRSLAAASSIASGILIWILGLFLEYRGTFLVVGGLVFLAGVWGMLQDPTHPDVAPQRQRMVLKRKYMLYYVLTFLSGARRQIFMVFSIFLLVKMFHFSVREMTLLFIINNAVAWVLNPLIGKAIVSFGERRISSIEYAGVIVIFLTYAYTDSRFVAAAMYILDNILFNFAVAIRTYFQKIGEPQDIASSMAVGFTINHIAAVFLPALGGYLWMINYRIPFLAGAALGVVSLAAAQFMRTHHEPDETPEQVLPAYTAAESEQL
- a CDS encoding OsmC family protein, whose protein sequence is MSISSSVTIEQVRQQPELAKFIFRASNSWMGGTHNRATVEGFYGAGKEDTSRAPTHFDMDEPPILLGENRGPNPVEYLLVALSGCLTTSLVAVASAKGVRLDRVSSRYQGTLDLRGFLNIADDVKVEYEKITILFKIEGDLSESAKDELIKEAQKFSPVFNSLAKPVQLAVQLERR
- a CDS encoding MerR family transcriptional regulator: MNIALPDKLYFKIGEVAQLADVKTSVLRFWESEFDFLKPEKSSTGQRLYTKKEVALILEVKRLLYAEKFTISGVKQRITPRGKLLAEEISPPPRHADPIGLLREIKTDLQALKNQLQQ
- a CDS encoding integration host factor subunit alpha, which produces MTKADIVERIHQKIGFSKKESAEMVETVFSIIKNTLETGEKIKIAGFGNFVVKQKADRRGRNPQTGETITIAARRILTFKPSQVLKNAINGTDITDEAA